One region of Vidua macroura isolate BioBank_ID:100142 chromosome 21, ASM2450914v1, whole genome shotgun sequence genomic DNA includes:
- the SLC31A2 gene encoding probable low affinity copper uptake protein 2 isoform X2, translating into MTFYFSDTAVLLFDFWNVHSPTGMALSVLVILLLAVLYEAVKMGKAVLLRRALLALPRSLSQEALTEPQEGDSDPAQGRWFWFHVGQTLFHVVQVVLGYMVMLAVMSYNAWIFLGAIAGSTLGYFMVYPLLGRG; encoded by the exons ATGACCTTCTACTTCTCggacacagcagtgctgctctttgACTTCTGGAATGTCCACAGCCCCACAG GGATGGCGCTCTCGGTGCTGGTGATCCTGCTGCTGGCCGTGCTCTACGAGGCCGTGAAGATGGGCaaggccgtgctgctgcggcgggcgctgctggccctgccccgcAGCCTCAGCCAGGAGGCGCTGACCGAGCCGCAGGAGGGGGACAGCGACCCCGCGCAGGGCAG GTGGTTTTGGTTCCACGTGGGCCAGACGCTGTTCCACGTGGTGCAGGTGGTGCTGGGCTATATGGTCATGCTGGCTGTCATGTCCTACAACGCCTGGATCTTCCTGGGGGCCATCGCGGGCTCCACCCTGGGCTACTTCATGGTGTACCCCCTGCTGGGCCGGGGCTAG
- the SLC31A2 gene encoding probable low affinity copper uptake protein 2 isoform X1 has translation MQMTFYFSDTAVLLFDFWNVHSPTGMALSVLVILLLAVLYEAVKMGKAVLLRRALLALPRSLSQEALTEPQEGDSDPAQGRWFWFHVGQTLFHVVQVVLGYMVMLAVMSYNAWIFLGAIAGSTLGYFMVYPLLGRG, from the exons ATGCAG ATGACCTTCTACTTCTCggacacagcagtgctgctctttgACTTCTGGAATGTCCACAGCCCCACAG GGATGGCGCTCTCGGTGCTGGTGATCCTGCTGCTGGCCGTGCTCTACGAGGCCGTGAAGATGGGCaaggccgtgctgctgcggcgggcgctgctggccctgccccgcAGCCTCAGCCAGGAGGCGCTGACCGAGCCGCAGGAGGGGGACAGCGACCCCGCGCAGGGCAG GTGGTTTTGGTTCCACGTGGGCCAGACGCTGTTCCACGTGGTGCAGGTGGTGCTGGGCTATATGGTCATGCTGGCTGTCATGTCCTACAACGCCTGGATCTTCCTGGGGGCCATCGCGGGCTCCACCCTGGGCTACTTCATGGTGTACCCCCTGCTGGGCCGGGGCTAG
- the SLC31A2 gene encoding probable low affinity copper uptake protein 2 isoform X3 encodes MSTAPQPVPRRGQCRAVSPAGMALSVLVILLLAVLYEAVKMGKAVLLRRALLALPRSLSQEALTEPQEGDSDPAQGRWFWFHVGQTLFHVVQVVLGYMVMLAVMSYNAWIFLGAIAGSTLGYFMVYPLLGRG; translated from the exons ATGTCCACAGCCCCACAG CCCGTCCCCAGGCGTGGGCAGTGTCGGGCTGTGTCTCCTGCAGGGATGGCGCTCTCGGTGCTGGTGATCCTGCTGCTGGCCGTGCTCTACGAGGCCGTGAAGATGGGCaaggccgtgctgctgcggcgggcgctgctggccctgccccgcAGCCTCAGCCAGGAGGCGCTGACCGAGCCGCAGGAGGGGGACAGCGACCCCGCGCAGGGCAG GTGGTTTTGGTTCCACGTGGGCCAGACGCTGTTCCACGTGGTGCAGGTGGTGCTGGGCTATATGGTCATGCTGGCTGTCATGTCCTACAACGCCTGGATCTTCCTGGGGGCCATCGCGGGCTCCACCCTGGGCTACTTCATGGTGTACCCCCTGCTGGGCCGGGGCTAG